A region of Paenibacillus thiaminolyticus DNA encodes the following proteins:
- a CDS encoding YheC/YheD family protein: protein MSGIEQDQLPIVAILTIEDAKEKFRGNRDNFLDILRAGKDLGFTVYIVTVRDLKLDAKRIAGYDYNEDKQAWQQDWFPPPRIVYNRIPLREDENLPAVRNKIEEILGHSSIRLYNPYFFNKWQLFEWLKKSRATRPFIPATRRLRTSVALAKMLNKHPYLFLKPETGKAGMGIMTLRVNHTKAMKFRLKTQDKRRSALFKCATISKLWTRIRKQAGTHDYIVQQGIPLATVNRRPFDLRVLVQKNSKGQWDITGVGARVAGSSSITTHVPRGGSIEDPEKLLSANFGAEQARRTMARTKNAAIIIARQIERGSGHMLGEMSMDLGVDTNGSIWFFEANAKPMKFDEPHIRRRSLERIFQYSTYLSRTGG, encoded by the coding sequence AAGGAAAAATTCCGCGGCAATCGCGATAACTTCCTGGACATCTTGCGTGCGGGCAAGGATCTCGGATTTACCGTATATATCGTGACCGTGAGGGATCTGAAGCTCGATGCCAAGCGAATCGCGGGCTATGATTACAACGAGGATAAGCAAGCCTGGCAGCAGGATTGGTTCCCCCCTCCCCGCATCGTCTATAACCGCATCCCGCTGCGGGAGGATGAGAATCTGCCTGCCGTCCGCAACAAGATCGAGGAGATTCTGGGCCATTCCAGCATTCGCCTGTATAATCCTTACTTTTTCAACAAATGGCAATTGTTCGAATGGCTGAAAAAATCGAGGGCCACCCGGCCCTTCATCCCCGCGACGCGGCGGCTGCGCACCTCTGTCGCGCTGGCCAAAATGTTGAACAAACATCCCTATCTGTTCCTGAAGCCGGAGACGGGCAAGGCGGGCATGGGCATTATGACGCTGCGCGTCAATCATACGAAAGCGATGAAGTTCCGGCTGAAGACTCAGGACAAGAGAAGGAGCGCCCTGTTCAAATGCGCCACGATCTCGAAGCTGTGGACCCGGATACGCAAGCAGGCCGGGACCCATGATTATATCGTCCAGCAAGGCATTCCGCTGGCTACGGTGAACCGGCGGCCGTTTGATTTGCGGGTGCTCGTGCAGAAGAACAGCAAAGGCCAATGGGATATTACCGGTGTCGGCGCCCGTGTCGCCGGCTCTTCAAGCATTACGACCCATGTCCCCCGCGGCGGAAGCATCGAGGATCCCGAGAAGCTGCTGAGCGCAAATTTCGGTGCCGAACAAGCGCGGAGAACGATGGCCCGGACTAAAAACGCGGCCATCATCATCGCCCGGCAGATCGAACGCGGCTCCGGACATATGCTGGGCGAGATGTCGATGGATTTGGGCGTGGATACGAACGGCAGCATCTGGTTCTTCGAAGCCAATGCGAAGCCGATGAAATTCGATGAGCCTCACATTCGGAGGCGCTCACTGGAACGAATATTCCAGTATTCGACTTATTTATCCCGAACCGGCGGATAA
- a CDS encoding YheC/YheD family protein produces the protein MDEPVLGILTLYMNEHKQLEERHIYQKMTVAGKKLGLTVFVFTPEDVDDHQKRINGMWYHPKSGRWMRKWTRFPTMIFDRCRIQKSYRFEQLKRFRSKYPKLLYLNRPLRNKWTIHQVLSTVPSLKKYLPDTRLYSGIQDVQRMLKERPLLYLKPINGTGGRGILRIQRLRSADGVVYVEGRDHRRQVIRPLKMTFSQLAARLASWKANDRYLIQQGIALKLPSGRVHDYRMLVQKNGSGVWSVTGCAGRVGPLNSITSNLHGGGQAVRMEWLLTQWIGDKGRIQDIRKEAEVLSLAVAEFLEKRYDALCELALDLAIDQKGRIWLLEVNPKPAREVFHRIGDKETYRNSIVRPLEYASWLYRKKAGMKLPDSDKSPLPTTDNKSEG, from the coding sequence TTGGATGAACCCGTTCTTGGCATCTTGACGCTCTATATGAATGAACACAAACAATTGGAAGAACGGCATATTTATCAGAAGATGACTGTGGCCGGCAAGAAGCTGGGGTTGACCGTCTTCGTATTCACCCCGGAGGATGTCGATGACCATCAGAAGCGAATCAACGGCATGTGGTACCATCCGAAGAGCGGGCGCTGGATGCGTAAATGGACCCGCTTCCCGACCATGATCTTCGACCGGTGCCGCATTCAGAAAAGCTACCGGTTCGAGCAGTTGAAGCGGTTCCGCAGCAAATACCCGAAGCTCCTGTATCTGAATCGTCCGCTCCGCAATAAATGGACGATCCACCAAGTGCTCTCCACAGTCCCGTCCTTGAAAAAGTATCTTCCCGACACAAGGCTGTATTCGGGGATTCAGGATGTGCAGCGCATGCTGAAGGAGCGGCCGCTGCTCTACCTGAAGCCGATTAACGGCACCGGAGGGCGCGGCATTCTTCGCATCCAGCGCCTCCGTTCGGCGGACGGCGTGGTCTATGTCGAGGGAAGAGATCATCGTCGGCAGGTCATCCGGCCGCTGAAAATGACCTTCTCTCAGTTGGCCGCCAGGCTAGCCTCCTGGAAGGCGAACGACCGCTATCTCATCCAGCAGGGCATCGCGCTCAAGCTGCCGAGCGGCCGCGTGCATGATTACCGGATGCTCGTTCAGAAGAACGGCTCTGGCGTCTGGTCGGTTACGGGCTGCGCCGGGCGCGTCGGACCGCTCAACAGCATCACATCCAATCTCCATGGCGGAGGCCAGGCCGTGCGAATGGAGTGGTTGCTGACGCAGTGGATAGGAGACAAGGGCCGCATCCAGGACATCCGCAAGGAGGCCGAAGTCCTCAGTCTCGCGGTAGCCGAATTCCTTGAGAAGAGATATGATGCTCTCTGCGAACTGGCGCTCGATCTCGCGATCGACCAGAAAGGACGCATCTGGCTGCTGGAGGTCAATCCGAAGCCGGCGCGAGAAGTGTTCCACCGCATCGGCGACAAGGAGACGTACCGCAACTCGATTGTGCGCCCGCTGGAATATGCATCCTGGCTGTACCGGAAAAAGGCGGGTATGAAACTGCCGGATTCCGACAAATCGCCGCTCCCGACAACCGACAACAAATCGGAAGGATAA